The window GGTTCTTGCGTTACCACCCTATTAACGAATTTGAGCCTTTCTTTGAGAGCTTGGGTTTGAAGCCTTCTGAGTATTCTCCGCTTCTTCCACGCAGTTTGACGTTTTTGACTGATGATAAGTTATTGGTGCACAATTATACTGTACTATGTCATTATGGGATTGCGCGCAGTAAGATAGGAAAGATTTACAAAGAATCGACAGAAGTCTTTCGATATGATTTTGAGGTTTTAACATCGAAACTCAAAGCTTATGAAGAACTAGGTCTTAGCCAATCTAGTTTTGTTAAGTTTATAGTTGCTACTCCTTGTCTTTTAATTGGGGATGTAAATGTTGAATTTGTTAAGGTATTGGAAAAATTACAGAGTTTTGGATTTGAAACCAATTGGATTGAGGGGAATCTGTCTATTGATGATTCTCATAATTTTCGTCGGATGCTTGAAGTTCTAAGTTTGTTTAGTGAGATGGGTTGCAGCAGCGAACAGTTGGGTCAATTGATTGGCCAGCACCCAGATATTTTGTTTGACGGTTCAGGTGAAAGGACGCTTTCACTAATTGGGTTCTTTCTGAAATTTGGATCTACAAAAAGCCACCTATGCTCAATATTTCTGCAATTTCCACAGATTCCAGTTGTGAAATTTGTTTCAAATTTGAGACAATGCATTTTGTTCCtgaatgaaattgaaatgaaggTTGCAGATATTGGGAAGTTTGTCCATACCCACACCCTGCTTCTTGGTTCTTGTTCTTTGAAAAAAACCGGCAGCTTACTCACTAACTTGAACACCGGGAAGAAAAGATTGTGTATATACATCCAGGAGAACCCACAAGAACTGAAGAATTGGGTTTTGGGTAAAAGAGTTCAGCCATTTCCGGACTCGGGAGATGACCTTAGATCAAAGACACAAAAGATTAAGTTTTTGTTTGATGTAGGATTTGTAGACAACTCAGACAATATCAAAGAAGCACTGAAAGCATTTCGAGGCAAAGGAGTGGAGCTTCAGGAAAGATTTGATTGTATTGTTAAAGCTGGTTTGAGTCCAGAGGATGTCTGTACAATGATTAAAATAAGCCCTCAAATTCTTAACCAGACAAAGGATATCATCGAAGAGAAGATTGATTTTCTTGTAAATCAATTGGGTTACCCCATATCGACTTTGGTGACCTTCCCAAGATATCTTTCCCATAAGATCGAAAGGGTCCAGCTTAGAATACTGATGTACAATTGGCTCAATGATCATGGAACAGTTGATCCTCGGCTTTGCTTGAGCACTATTGTTTCTTGCTCAGATAAAAGTTTTATGACTTCTTATGTAAATCGTCATCCTAGTGGTCCTCAAGTGTTGGAGGATTTGAAGAATGAAATTCATTCCAAGAATTAAGCTATTCATTGCCTTTTCTGTTATGGTTCTTTCTGCATTGTTGATTTTTCTTAAGTTGATAGTTGATACTAACATACTTCTTCCTGTTTCTTTCACTTGTGGAGATTTTCTTAGCGTTACAAAACAAGAAGGCACATACGAGTTAGATACAGCAAAAAGTTTTTAGCATCGGATTAGTGTAAATGTGGGTACTTCTGGACGTATTAATTGTTCATGTTCTGCGTAGATGCTAAATCAGTTTATTTTTATATCGAAGTGATACAATAATTTTCTATATAATGTAATGCTTTTTCTGTTTATTCCCTCTCTCTTTTGATGTGAAAAGTTTATCTTTATCTTGTTGATTATTAGTTCATGAGTGCATCTCCACTATACACAACCAATTGCACTTCCAAGTTCATGGTAGTTCAGTTTAAAATGGCTTATCGTCGTGATCCTGAAAACTTCTCAGTTTGACTTGGTTATCAAACTTTAAGCTGTATCTTCTTTAACCGAGGTTTTACTGTTCTAATCAAATTTGAAATTCTTGGGTATGCGTTTCTGAAAACGGATGAAGGGTAAATGATAACCTGCATATGTGGCTTATGCTTGCTGAAACTTACCAGGGCATAATTACTGGATTGGTGGGAGTCTGGTGAAAGCATATGAAGAGTTATACATTCACCTGtttcttctaattttgttgAAGTTTGGAAGTATGTATCGCACTCTTGATGGTGTACAGGATTTCAGAACTGACGTGCTGGTGTTTCGGTTACTGCTCAACAGATTTTGTTCATGCCTTAAAACATATTAAAGCATTCATAAACATATCCACTGTATCCGTTCGAAAAATCAGAGTTATCTTGTTCAACGATTTGATTTTGTCTTTAATATTAATTGAAATAAATAACAGCTAGTGTCAATTAATGCAGTACTAAGTAGGGCAACTGCCACAAAGCTTGAGGTCTTTCGCAGGCGATGTGGCGCATCTCCTCTTTGCCCTTTTTGTAATCTCCATGAGGAATCGATTGAACATGCCTTATTATTATGTTCGTGGGTTGAACGGGTCTGGTTTAGGGGCCCTTTGGGTTATCGTGTCACTCGGGATTCTCTAACCTCCTTCCATGTTTGGCTGGTACACATGTACGAAGTGGTCTCCGAGAGTAGGGAGGACTAGGGGTGggtttttttgccaaattaccgtgccaaccgtgccataccgattttgtgccaaattttttgtaccatCGGTAATGGTACagtattgtaccgtaccgaaatttcatggtacggtattggtaatggataccattaccacggtattaccgtaccataccgaaaatacaatataatatatcatttataaattatataatagataattatataacatatatttataatattccaataatttgaaaataaaaccctacttatattagcattgttattgatgactttgatctcttgaaattgtggaaatcaaacacaaaagagttcctaattctttcacaaatagccaaaatatctttgtaaccaCCACTTCTATtgttgctagtgaaaatgcatttagcctagggaggagggttgtggacccttttagggtatccttgactcctaaaataatgGAGGCACTAGTGCGTACTAGTGGTTGACTTAGGGCagatgaagtaaacttctacaaggaaccaacggaagatatgcttcaatttttcaaggaaatggaagaagagaaaacaagaaagatatgctttaattttttcagtaaatttgttattaaatggttttcaactttaattcttcttgctactaattaatatgttttctttgtttgtaatgtaggcttgacacaaactcaatcttctacaagttcaatgcctcctccaaaaacttcgacatctcaagcttgaatAACTGATCAATGATTTCTCCTTTTTGAAttttacttccaattttcatttggtttgaaactttaatttctatttggattgttaacttctatttgttgtggttcgtaacttctatttggattgtaagcttaattttcatgatgaatcttgatgcatcatttgaattattatgtgtgtgaattgtgaatgataaatttaatctataatgtatgagataaaggtacaaaaaaaaaaagttttgcccttgaatagggttaaaaaaacaaaaacagattttgtcccaaaacaaaatggcaattaccattgccatatcatgccaaccgaacttttggcaatactgaacttcggtataccgaaagtttggtatggtaatggtaatagattttaccaaatCGAAAGTTTGGTACGATAATTGGTACAAaggttttggtacggtaaccgtaccgaacccacccctagggAGGACCGGATGCACTACATGGCTTTGGTTGCATTCACTTGCTGGAACATTTGGAAGTCCCGGTGCAATGCTATTTTTAACCACAAATTGCCGTCTCCCCAccaaactttgctcacaatttctGCTGCTACCACATCGTTCTTCAATGCTCGTGTTGTGAGTAGggtgggttaaaaaaaaaaccgaaaaaaaccgaaaaccaaaccgaaccgaaaccgaaaaaaccgaaccgaatgaaaaaaccgaaccgaattgaaaaaaccgaaccgaaccgaattcttttggttcggttcggttttagtgatttagaaaccgaaccaaaccgaaccgaaccgaattaattaaattaatttttttatttaattatttgttttgggtattattttctaaacccaatttgtaaattaaaatgtgctaaacccaatgtgttgccaaactttaagctcaaattattaaaaaaaagcctataaaaactctaaaccctaacctattatttcttccccatataaggttccggaaccaaacctcctcctgaagtacctaca is drawn from Malus domestica chromosome 14, GDT2T_hap1 and contains these coding sequences:
- the LOC103424332 gene encoding transcription termination factor MTEF18, mitochondrial-like gives rise to the protein MYGTNGASEIEDSENSYKASSGKGKNAGRISCSIRKEAEDALLDYLHGTRGLQFTDAENMSKNSPLFLDKLLKQVDIEKEIPATKNNQKEIGRAIARFLRYHPINEFEPFFESLGLKPSEYSPLLPRSLTFLTDDKLLVHNYTVLCHYGIARSKIGKIYKESTEVFRYDFEVLTSKLKAYEELGLSQSSFVKFIVATPCLLIGDVNVEFVKVLEKLQSFGFETNWIEGNLSIDDSHNFRRMLEVLSLFSEMGCSSEQLGQLIGQHPDILFDGSGERTLSLIGFFLKFGSTKSHLCSIFLQFPQIPVVKFVSNLRQCILFLNEIEMKVADIGKFVHTHTLLLGSCSLKKTGSLLTNLNTGKKRLCIYIQENPQELKNWVLGKRVQPFPDSGDDLRSKTQKIKFLFDVGFVDNSDNIKEALKAFRGKGVELQERFDCIVKAGLSPEDVCTMIKISPQILNQTKDIIEEKIDFLVNQLGYPISTLVTFPRYLSHKIERVQLRILMYNWLNDHGTVDPRLCLSTIVSCSDKSFMTSYVNRHPSGPQVLEDLKNEIHSKN